The following proteins are encoded in a genomic region of Struthio camelus isolate bStrCam1 chromosome 3, bStrCam1.hap1, whole genome shotgun sequence:
- the LOC104153153 gene encoding p53 apoptosis effector related to PMP-22-like: MVVCSLACWRCRWLLPLLLGLAIIMGIIALAGRGWLESESEPYVHQASLWQSCTRGDQDLNWSCQSLMDYGWGRAAAATYLVGFVILVICFALAVIAFSVEILRFNFVRGIGGLLFVVAAFQIIGLVIYPVKFTEEIPLIGANMFSWAYGFGWASTVVVIGCAFFFCCLPNWEDEVLGNIKPTYYYSSPERSSYLK; encoded by the exons ATGGTGGTGTGCAGCCTGGCCTGCTGGCGCTGCAGGTggctcctgcccctgctgctgggCCTGGCCATCATCATGGGCATCATCGCGCTGGCTGGCCGGGGCTGGCTGGAGTCGGAGTCGGAGCCCTACGTGCACCAAGCGTCGCTGTGGCAGAGCTGCACGCGGGGTGATCAGGACCTCAACTGGAGCTGCCAGTCCCTCATGGATTACG GATGGGGGAGAGCAGCAGCCGCCACGTACCTTGTTGGCTTTGTGATCCTGGTCATCTGCTTTGCCCTGGCAGTCATAGCATTCTCGGTCGAAATACTCCGTTTCAACTTTGTGCGAGGAATTGGAGGCTTGCTGTTTGTTGTTG CTGCATTCCAGATCATAGGCTTGGTCATTTACCCAGTGAAATTCACAGAAGAAATTCCTTTGATAGGAGCTAATATGTTCAGCTGGGCCTATGGTTTTGGTTGGGCCAGCACTGTTGTTGTAATCGGCTgtgctttcttcttctgctgcCTCCCCAATTGGGAAGATGAAGTCCTGGGAAACATCAAGCCTACCTACTACTACTCCTCCCCAGAGAGATCATCGTAcctaaaatga